In Spirochaetota bacterium, the DNA window GCGAGGACGCTCATAAAAGCGGTGCCGCTCATACTCGATAAGAGCGAGGACGAGATGCGGCGCATCGTCCTTAACCTGCTCGAGGGGCATATCCTTGAGGCCGTGGCGACGATAGAACCGGAGCAGCTCCATCTCCGTCTGCCGGATACGGCGCGGAAATTCACCGATGCCGCGCGTGAAGACCTCATCAAGATAGGCTACGAGACGCTCACCCTCGTCATCGAGAAGGTGTGGGACGACAACGGATATTTCGATTCGTTCGGCAAGGCGCAGATAGCCGAAGTGCGGGCGGAGGCGAGCCTCGGCGAGGCGAAGGCGAACGTCAAACGGCTCAAGGCGGAGAAGGAAGTCGCCGAAACGGCGAAGGAATTCGAGGTGGCTATCGCCCAGGCGCAGCGCATCATCAGCGAGAACAAGGCGAAAGCGGATATCGCCTACGAGATAGAGAAGGCGAAGATCGACCGCCGCTGATCACTGTATGGAAGCATCTGCAGCAAAAGCATTGACGTATGCACAGGTGCTTGCGGAGCTGTCAAGCGATAGACCGTTCGCGAACGGCATTCCCGATGTGCTCACCGTGACCGATTTCCCGCGTGTGTTCTTCGTTCCGTCGAACGCACTTACATACCGTGTCAT includes these proteins:
- a CDS encoding flotillin family protein, with amino-acid sequence MQIPFLLLAASGSCLAILIILAVLMKLRYRRIRPNEMLIVYGARPKKKAVAAGEAHAFRVVEHGGAFIMPLIERSAGISLATMEIPFSIKSALTKTGVPVSINGVAQVRIRPEARTLIKAVPLILDKSEDEMRRIVLNLLEGHILEAVATIEPEQLHLRLPDTARKFTDAAREDLIKIGYETLTLVIEKVWDDNGYFDSFGKAQIAEVRAEASLGEAKANVKRLKAEKEVAETAKEFEVAIAQAQRIISENKAKADIAYEIEKAKIDRR